The genomic segment TTTCTGAAATTCCATTACAACGTAACGAAAtacacttggccctaaagtgaatattacaaAAAAGTATAATTTATCTCATTTATCTCAACTAATTCAGCGGAATAAAAAGATATTTTGAGGAGCCCCACAACAGCAAATCATATGTCATTGGTTTCACGCAGCCGCGgttaaacacttttttttttaatccttggttcaagttacattAAGTACCCTGTATAGGCTGTCGCGCCCGGAACTTGGCTGCTTAACGCCTTGtttttgtaaaagaaaaaaaaaaacaaggcgttATTTCGAATTTCGAATCAAGgggtatcgcaatcgtcggtgaattttctttATCTGTGTCTGTCTCTTTTACTTGCACGGTTATTGTCAGCTGTTCTACTTCTTTGTGTTCTTAATACTTTATTTCCATAGGCCAGTTTTCCTTTCGGGTCTCGTATGTTCAAAATGCTACGTCCTTGTGTAACTGCCTTGCTTTCCTAGATTAAGGAGAGACTGAAGTAGGAGGTGCTGTCTCGTTCAAGAACAAACTACATTCTGATGCCTTGCGGCACGTGCTTGTTCATCAACTTCATTTGTGATGTTTCTAAACTTCAACTGGGCGAGTACGTCTCCCAAAGTTCGAACGCTTCAAGTAACTTCTTGAAATGTGATGCTCTCATCAACTGAAGTCGGAGCTGTCTGTAAAGAGCCGCACTGGTTAATCGGACAAGGTACTTTCCGGTTAACACCCTCTAGAATTGGAGCGTCTTCGGTTCCAGCTTCTATAAGTGTTCCTATTCTTTTCACCATACCGTACATATAAACACAGATGTAACACTCTTCCAAGGTCAATGCTAACCTTTGCCGCGCGTCAAATGAGTCCCAGGCCAGGTAAATGTTAGTTCCACCAGCAGAGTGCCGTTCTCTCCTGGACGTACGTCAGCCGCGGCGAGGTCGCGGATGGTCCCAGGAGGCACGTGACTTTCGAAAATGGGCTCTGTCACTTGGAAGGACCCTCCTGAAGCAACTCTCTCGAAAGGGTCGACGATTTCAATGCTGGTAGCATTgtcggtggtggctatggctgttGTGTTGATGAGCTTGAAGTCGTCCATTGGATGCTCGGACGCAAAGTCAAGGCTTGCTCCTGCGACTTTATAGCAGTAGGGTGAAGCTGTTGTGCATTATTCGAAGAAGCTGCAACTCTAAAGGACGCACACGTGTTCACACAAGTAAGGAGACGTGAAGGCACAAGCAGCGCCGTGTCTCCACGCTTTCTCGCATGTGTCGTTTCATTCTCAACGCTATTGGAATACGCAGCTGCGATGGAGTTAGCAGGGGGGAATTGAAGTTGTTGGCAAAAGGTACCTTATAGCAAGCGCGGCTGCAGATGCGGTGAGTAATTTTTATCAGACATGTTAAGCTTGAAATATGTTATCAGTTTTCAACCATACATAAAAGACCTTTCTGAGGCTATTGTAGTTCGTTATTGCGATATCAGGCATGATATCGAAGACAGCTTAATTTCTCACTTGATGAGTAAATGAGTAAACAACTGGGATACTGTTTAATACAAACAATGAACTTCTATATCTAATCATGCCATTAACGACCTGAACTTTTATTCATTTTTGTACAACTAAATAGGAGCACACAACACAAAATGAGGTTTATCGGTTCGCGATATCTTACTGACGTTACCGTTTTTATGGTAGCCAAACTGGAACACTTTTTCTCACTGAGGAATGGGTGAATCTCGGGGAATACTTATAACAAAATGCCtgcagtaaataaaatttatattgCATCACAACACATTAAATTCCGAAATTAAAACTTTCGCATGAACATTCATGgacaacgaagcggcgagaaaaGTAGAAACCTTGTTACAATGTAGGACTCCACGTGCTCAAGGATTAGGGACACTAGATCGTAGCTTGGTCGCTTGACAGCCAAGCTTGATGACCTATTTACTATTTGCTGAGAGATCTGTCGTTCAGTAAGCTTTAAAGGGGCAACAAAACTGGTAAAACGGTATTGAATGAAAGGCAAAAAAGCAAGATCGAGACACTCAGTCGTTTATAGGCTAAAAATAAGAAGGTAATTATGAGATCAATCAACattataaacaaataaaacatctAATAACGTGACGTCCGGTGCTACAAGTCTTTTTGTTTTCAGAATTTTCACCGACAAGCCACGTAGccacacgcattcgtcgcacccacgccgcaccaccgccgtccttctcgcgggaggaagcagtggcattacgccagttacaaaccgcaactttacctaatcttgtctctctcaataaattctacccacactgttatgcagatcgttgccctggctgtggcagctcgcccacaatcttacacgtcacgattgagtgcactgtaaacctctttcctcccttgccaactctcctttacgccctacgcaacaaagagctgtgggacgatgccttccgcgacggacctcccgaggtcctccgagcagtgatacaacgggctcgaaacatcgccggaatcatcttagggaccctggactgagggttcctcccacactgctctcgccattcaaatattattaataaagatgttttactctctcatATTTTCAGCAACCGAGAAAATTTCACACGCGTTTTATACTTACCTGTGCTCCTCGTACTGTGCATGGCCATGCCGAACCCGCACGCAGAGCTGCCCATCGGGTACGCCAGCCGAGTCCCATTCTGGTGCAGAACACGGGCAGTCACGGTGTACCTTCCCTTCCCATCGAACATCGTGAAGTAGCCGCTGTACGTGCCATCGCCAGCGTGGTTGTCGGGTTCTGATTTCGCGCGATAATAGGCGTATGAGCTTACATGTGTTATCACCTTACAGCGTGCACACAAACACGCAGGCCACTTACAGCTTGCTCGCAAACTCACCTCTTCCGTCGTCGTGAAGCAGAAGCGTTGactggtgcggtgatttcggccctTGCACATCGGCGAATACAGAGGCGCCCAAGGCAACCTTCTTCCCTCTGCTTATCTTGGCATAGACGACCGCTGCATCTGGCCGGTCTACCAACATGTTGGCCATGGTGCAGGAGACTTGAATCGGCTCTACGCCTTCTTTTCTGGCTTTAGATTTTACCTGAATGTTGACCTCCACTTTGTCAGAGCTCGATAGGTGAAGGATCCAAGTCCCAACCTCCGGGAATGAAACAAATGGTTGCGCGTTTAGACGTACCGCTGGTTCATCATTGTGCGCGACATGTAGGAGTATCATTGCTGGCAACATAATACTGCTATAGTTCGAAGCATCTACTGGCTACCTAGAACCAGAAAAAGGTAGCGGATGGGAAGTGAAATTGGGTGCACAGCTCTTCTCAACCGTTCTATAGCAATTACTAAAGCTCGCGCTTGACAATAAGGTGCACTTTCTTTGGAACTGCTGGAGTGCCAAGATGGCGTAGCGCAAGCTCGTATTTCTCCATGATATTCACTGTTTCGTAGTGCCACAGTTACAGCGCAAGCCTCTATGCTATATGCACTGTATACGGACTTGGCAAGGTCCTGGCAATTGATACGAATAATGATACTATGGACATTTTCTTGCAATGCGCCCCCTCCATCAGATGCGACTGCGAAAAGCTTCCTACCGACTGCGAGCATCTCATTCATGAGTGTTTCCAAAGCTGCTCTTTACCGCGACGTCTCTTGGGGCCAgttgaaattttttttatctAGAAAACATGCGCGGGTAGTCTACTCTAGGCCCGTGTTTCACGCTTCTACCTCAAATATCGCAAATCAAAACGAAGCAAATAATTGGCCATATATTCAATAATGAAGAGTTTTGAAAGGTTTCAATATCTCGGGCCAGCTTACCTCTGCTGTGCCTGGTACGAATATAGCGATGCCTTCCGCGGTGGAATTCCCGCGGCAGGCTTGGCATTGCTGCCCACTTGGGTCGACGAGCCGCACCTGTATCTGTGCCTTGGGACGGTCGTTAACCGTGACGTAGACTGCTGTTTCTTTACCAACGTCACTGTCCACTTGGAATGGCTGCTCCAGCAACCTGTCCAGGGATTCCACTGTGTTCACCAGCTACCCgaaaaatggaaaataaagcaTCAGGACCGAAACCAACAATGTTATAGTGCACAACAATTTGTTGCACACAATTTTGAAACATTAGATTGAAAATAAGTTTCCACGTTTTAGGTGCCAAGGCCAAAGCACGTCGTaggtgggggactccgaattcgGTTTGACCGTCTCGGGTTCTTTGACTAAGCACaccggcgttttcgcatttcgcctcccatTGAAATGACACCACCGGGAGCggaactcgcgacctcgtgcatagtAGTGCAAGTGGAACTGTGCCTCACCGCTGAttctcacttggcagcagcggctgtgcCGACCGGTTCACTAAATCTGCGCATTTTATACACAGGTTTGTGCAATCATTTGTagccaatttttattttattttattttttatttttatccctgccgctgctgccaagcccTTGTACAAGTGTTTGCTGAACTGCTAATTTGAAACGCCTTCTGAAGTGACAAAACTGTTCAAAGATTTTAAACAGGAAGTGCGAGATATGCGCAGTGCACTAGAGAAAGAACTTCGAAAAGAATATAAAGACCTGAAAAAATCCGTATATTTCTTTAGCGAACAGTTCGATGCTATGGCTGAGCGCAGTGCAAAATTGGAAAAGCAAAACTcagcgctaaagaaagaaaatgccgcACTATCACAGGAATGCAAAGGACTGAAACAACAACTATCTGACCTTGAAGACCGGGTGGCAAACCAAGAACAGTACTCGAGGAACGGGAACGTTGAGATTAAAGGTGTTCCGGTAAGCAACAATGAGAACCTGCCTTCAATCTTGAGCAAACTAGGCGACGTCATAAGTGAACCCCTTTCTGATTCCGATGTAGACGTATGCCATCGTGTGCCAAGGAAAGACAAAGGATGTCCTAAAATTGTCGTGCAGTTCCGCTCACGTACGAAACGGGAAGAGGTGATTGAAAAAGCCAGGAAGAATCAAATTTTAACCTCTGATTTTGGTTACCAGAGTGTTGATGGTTCCAGTTCTCCCCCGGTATTTATTAATGAACACCTTTGCCCCGCCTTGAAGAAATTTTTTGGACAAGTTGTtgagcgaaagaagaaaaaaccaTGGAAGTACGCGTGGACAAAGGGCGGCAAAATTTTCGCGCGCGAAGCAGACACTTCGAATGTACTGCGCATATCTAGAAATAGAAGTGATATATATAATGACATATATagaaatagaagtgaggcgtgcagacaggacacaagagtagagaagtggacaacacgaacgtttGCATAATgagtccttaccaactagctcagctttctgtagtTCTAAGCATATCTTGCGTTGCGGACATCGATAAGATGAAATGAGGATCCAGGAATCCGAGAGCATTTTTTCAACTGCCATTCACATCGATGGCTAGTAAATCGCTGAACCCTGCAGATGTGACTAAAATTTATCGTAAGAAGCCGTGCACACCTTTCTTCCTGTTAAACACTCAGTCAGCGCGCAATAAGTCTGATGAGCTGTGTGCCTTGCTTTCATGTTTTGGCTTTCCATTTATgtttttatgctctgttaaacaTGGTACCGACACGAGCACGAAGTAATACAGATCCCGGGTTACACAAGACACTACTTAAATCGCTCAGTCAAGAACGGTGGAGGAGTACTTTTCATGGCCAGAGAAAGTTTTCAGTGTGATAAAATCGACGACTTTACGGCGGTCACACCGCATTTAGAAATTTTGACCGTCATTCATAACAAAAGTATATTTTCTGTTTTATATCGCCCTCCAGGCGGGAATGTGGCAAAGTTTTTTACATATATGGAAAACTTCTTATCCTGGATAAATGAAAACAGTTATGAACTCGTCCTGGGCGGTGATATAAATATTAACATGTTGAACGAAACACAGCTACGTACTGATTTCACTTGACTATTAGAAGCTAATGCATGTTTTAACACAATTACTGCTCCAACTCGCATTAGCAACGACTGTGAAAGTTTGCTTGATGTATTTATTTCAACCATTGATTCTCGAACTATTAACTCCGGAGTAATCAGCGCTCATATCAGTGATCATTTGCCAGTATTTCTTCTCTTGCAATCGTATGTCTCGGCTAAAGAATCGAAGCAGTGTCCCCCATTGACTATTCAAGATATTAATCCGTCTCCACTTGAGGAGTTCCGCACGAAAATACCAAAAATAAATTGGCTCGATGTGTACAATCACTTTGACGTAGATGCCGCGTACGAGTCATTTCTGCGTCTTTTCAAAAAGGCTTACTCGAAATCTTTTTCTCCTAAAACACTCAAGCCTAGAAAACCTAGAAAACCTTGGATAACCAATGCACTTCTGAAACTAATCAAACAGAGAGATGCTCTATTCAAACGTTTTTTGGACACAAGAGGCACATGCCATCATTCGAATTTAAGAAATTTCGAAATAAGTTAACTGCTACTTTTAGACAAGCCAAAAAAGATTACCTTCATAGGTTGTTTAATCCTGAAGCTATAAAGCGAACGGATATCACGTTGTGGAACCTTAGCACAGTGCTTAACATTGGACGTCAGCGTTTAGAGGGCGTAGGAGAATTGATAATTAACGGGGAACGTTCACCAGGCGCGCATTTAGAATACGCTTTTAATAATTATCTTCTGTTCCTTGTAAATAGTTTGCACGATCCACGCTTCCCAGAGAACCTCAATTCCAGAAATTGTGAAAGTGCTTTTTTACTTCCAACTAGCGCCGAAGAAATTTATCTCACGTTCTCCGCTCTGCGAAATAGTAAAAGCTGCGATATTGATGACCTGCAAATACACCCCGTAAAATATGTTTTAGATCTGATATGCCCAGTTCTTGAGCATGTGTACAATCTGTGCTTTGTAAACGGTATATTTCCCAAGTGCACGCAGCTCGCAAAAGTTACAGTGCTCTTCAAAGCCGGTGATAAAAACAACCTGtccaactacagaccaatatccaTTTTGCCTGTATTTTCAGAATGCCTAGAAAAATTAATAACACTGAGAATAACCGCTTTCTGCGAAAACACAATATTATTACTGACTGTCAGTTCGGTTTCCGAAAGGGTCGCTCGACAGAGTTAGCTCTACTAACACAAAAGGAACTAATACTACAAGCATTTGAGCAAAATTTAGTGACACTAGGCCTTTTCatcgatttttcaaaggcctttgacacaACCACACCACTCCGCTAACAAAACATGAAATTTACGGTTTCAGGGGCCCATTCCTTGGCTTGAACAAAAGCTATCTGCAGTTCAGGTGTCAGAGGATTTCAATAAATAACTGTATTTCCGATAACTTACCCATTcattctggtgtacctcaaggaaaCATTCTTGGACTTTGGTTATTTAATATTTACGTAAACGACATAATGAATATTGACACCACTGCCCGATTCATCATATACGCTAATGACACTAGTCTGTTCTTTGCATCTGGTTGTGCAAAGGACCTGTTGGCTCTTGCGAACGCTGCTTTAAGTGAACTTAATCGATGGAGTTCATTGAATTCACTgtctataaataaaaacaagacaaAGGCTGTACTTTTTCAACCCAAAAATAAAAATGTCCACATTGACGGCCATTTGCAAATGAGTTCCTCGATTATCAACTTTGTGCCATCCATTAAATGCCTCGGGGTCGTATTTCAAGAAAACTTACTTTGGAATCTTAATACAGACTCAGTTGCTAACAAAATCGCTCGTGTTGTGAGAATACTAACGAAACTTCGATTTTTTCTTCCCTTGAGCGTCAAAAAAGCGCCTTATAACTCTCTCTTCCTGTCCCATCTGAATTACTGTCATTTAGTCTCGGGAAACACCACGGTGTATAACATCACAAAACTTCTTCTATTGCAGAAGAAAGCAGTGCGCGCTATCGCCAATTCTTCATATGACGCTCATACACAGCCTCTTTTCAGCGCCCTTAATTTACAACCGGCCACCTCCATATATCGTAGTATTTTACTCATGCGTTTCACTACTGCGAAAGAACAGAACACGAAATTTTTCGAGCATTTATCTCTATAGACAATGAATTCTAACATTTACAGCACACGTCACAGAGAAACATGGTACGTTCCCAAAGCGCGCACTAACTACGGTCAACAATGTTACGCCACGCACTGCCATCTTTGTTAAACTCATTAGAAACTCAATAGACACCTATCTCTCCTTTTAATGGGCTCATTGTGGATCCATTCTTTTTTTGCTCTGGTATACATTGACGCCATGAATGCTTAACCAATTCTCTCCGCTTGTAGATAACTTATTTATAGATGTGAATTACAAGGCTGTATTATTTGTATCATTTTATACTATTCGCTTTCTGTAACataatttcttgcagcattctaTTGTTGATTTTTTTACCCGTTATGCAATGTTCActaatgttcacttttttttctcgtttatccaTTATTGTATGTTTGTGTTCTCTTTATTGTGCACAGTGTCATTTCTATAGGGGGTACATGACCCCGTCGAGCCGAATTTATTTGGCTTCTTGTCTGTGCTCGTGTCATCTGTACATatatagatgcaaataaacttgaattgaattgaatgccATAGTCACTGAGCCACCCTGGCGGGTGCAATTTTCAAGCAGTACTTGGTACAAGTGTCATGAGCGCAgcctccatatttttttttatttgggtaaggccaatcaaaaaaagaaagtaaacgtGAAAGAAAAACTTGTGCGTCTGTAGCACCGTTACAGATTTTCTTAATAAAGGATCTGCATATTCCAGTTGACATGCTACTCTATGTGTAAAACAACAAACTTACAGAAATGTTAAAGTTATCTGATTGCGTTTCACGTTCCGAAACTTCACGACGGATGCCGTAGTGGAGCGGTCCGGAttagcacggtacacgagcgtgttTTGCATTCCagctccatcaaaatgcggccgccacaggagggagtcgaacctgcgacctcgttcggcgcagcgcagcgccatagcccACTCGATTGACCACCGCGGCTGTTTATGGAAAAGTTCCTATCGTATTTTGTAACACTCGCAAATGGTACGTGTCGTGTCTTATGAAGTCCGTGTTTCCCGTGTCTCCGAAATAAGCGTCACTTGATGTTGCCCTGCAAGTTCTGCACGTGCAGCCATCTCGGCAATCTAGGTGGACGCAAGTGCAATGTTTTTCGCGGCGCAGAGAATGCGATATCGTGCTTACCGTCTGCTCTCGTGAAGCCTGTTGAAGCGAAGGCGCGGTCACCTCGACGAAAGCGGCCTCCATGTCCAGCGCTATGTTTCCCTGCTTGTCTTGAAAGGCGTACGCTTTGCCCCGAGTCGCAGAGGCGAGCTTTTCTAGTTTCTCCGCAGCCGTGCCGCCCACTGCCAGAGTGCTCACGATGACCTTTGCTTCGAGGAGCCACGGCATTACGGACTCGATGTCCGGACCTTTGTTGCCTTCGCCATCACTTAACAGAACGATGACTGCGCCCTCTGTCGTCTCGTCGGAAGTTTTGAGATGCTGAAAGCAGGAATAACAGTTGTAAAAGTATTATTGTCATCTGCGAGAACAGGCTGTAAGGAAATTGACTGTCCCGTCTCATCGTGTTTTTCAGCGTTTAGATAAGTCATTTTGACTACGACTCTTATTTTACAGGCAGTAAGAGCTGTCATCATTTACAACTTCCTTTTTTATTTAGAAGGGTAGGGGGAAGAGGGTTGCGGGCAATACCACTGAAACAGGCTACCAATTGACATTGTGCCTGTTAGTGATCGTCATGTTTTTGTTAGCGAGCTGAAGGTCTTTCTGAACAAGTGATTAGTTAGTGGTTCAGTGCGATTCTTTACATATGCATGCTTTGCTGTTGTAGATAATTATGCCGCTAGCTAGGTATCGTTACTGTCTTTTATTTGCGCGCCTGTTATCTTCATTCGCTCTCCCTTCCCTCCCCGCTGCCCCCTCCCCCACTCCTGTGTAGTCACCAAATGAACCTTCGAAgttaattaaataaaaaaatgaacaaatgaaTGGAAACAATTAGTAAGAAACTCACACAAAGAAAATAGGAAAAGATAATGAATCAATATTAGAAAAGGAAAATGGAAGATCCCAAGGGTTGGCATAATTCTGTGATTGCTTATCGTACTTTCTTCATTATAAATCAACCAGTAACTTATCtattatttattcattattaTGACAGTGAATCGGAAATTACTTTTAATTGCACTTATCCCACAACATCATTGTAAGGTGTATTCCTTAAAAAGAAGGCATGAAAATATCAAGCAACCACGAAAACGACATAATAAAATAAGACAAATACAatcattttttcttttatttttttaaaggacGTTCAGAAATGTCCGTACCACTTTCCTTGAGCACTTGGTTTATGAATGCATGTAAAAAACACGGAGTATACGTTGACCATAATTTGCTAGCTCGACCACTAGAAGATAATCGTGCTCTAGAGTTTATTTATCCAGCACGCCAGCGATTTAGAATATTAGCTGGCTCGTGGGTGATTGGATTGCAAAAGTACGGAGTAATGTAACagcaaaagaatagaaaaaaaagcaaaggctaAATTTGCGGCAcatgtaaataaagaaagaaagcacgtgAAATGCAGTTCTAATAAGTGCAACACCGATGTCGGATAAACACAGAAAACAATAAACGTTGTGCTGATAACCAGTTCATCATATTTGACATTGAACTGAAGATGGCagaccatgggcgctataacgtaaagctattctaaaCTTTTTCCTTCCGCCCTTTGTCCAGATGTTTTCCTTTCCCTATCCAAAGGAGTCAAAAGCAGCTGATTATTCTGACGCGTCAGGTGCTCTTTTACAAGCACAGGCTTTGTAGAGTTGGGGCCAAGCGATGCCCCCGTTAGACGCATCTTTCTAGCCTTGACCAAAAAAGCATTTAGCTTCTCTCGACGAACAAATCGCACTGTTATATTtgactcgttcttttttttttcattgtgtagTCGCGATGACAAACATCGATATCGTCTTCCCCTAGCGTTTGGTTTCTTAATTTAAGCTCCTCGATTTACTTAATTAGCTCTTCTGCGTATTTGTTTACCTCGTTCACTCTGTCACAAGAATCACTGCAGCACTGGATGGTGTTTTTCAATGACCGAAACTCTCAGAGCACTTCCTTTCTAAAGTTACCGATTTCGTGCTGCACTGCAGTACAATCATTACATTTgtcattattgccatcattgtCAGTCTTGCGCGCGTTGTGGCTAGCCATTTCAAGAATACTTTAGATCAACAAGGCCGGTGAATAATAAATGTAAGAAACAAAACGCAAGCGACGCAAGAAACTCTGCCCggcggaaatgcaaaaaaaaaaaaagattttttccCTAAATTAAATTCTTCGCAGCCAAtttgataggaaaaactgttcGATATAGTcagtgctattcgctttgaaatcaaAAGAAAGTGATGCCCTATAACTGAGAAGCCCGTttcattgggcttttcaaacaacgtgGCGAGCTACCGCCCGTTGCTTGCGTCggtagttacgcaaatttgacgtcaggagattggaataaaaacacattggaattgttttacgctATAAGGCCCCATATGCTGCATACATAAAACCACTTCATTGTTCCAAACAGCGTCAAATCTCGAAATACCGCCTCTGTAGAACAGAAACTGTTTGAGGTATATTTTTCATGGCGAACAAGTTGCACAATCGTATTGTTTTTTTCACGTTTGCACACTTGCTGCTCCCAGCTACAATTGCGTTTACATTTGTGCTTGTCCACGGCAGTTCGGAATGGAACATCAGCATAGAAATTCGCTGCTGTTTACTCGAAGAAACAATCCTGTGGCACGCTGCGCCTGCTTTAGAGTATGCACTGACTCTTCGGGAAATGAATGAATGGAGTGAACCCTGCTTACCGCTACCGCCTTCCTGAGGCCGCACCCGATGCATGTAGGTCCTTCGGTTTTCAATCTTTTTATGGCACTCAGGAATCCGGGCCTCGTGTCATCGTTCACCGGTGCGAGAGGGTGCACCACGTATGCATTTGCACTGAACGTCAAGATGGCCAGTCGACGCGAGTTGTTGGCGGTGCCGTTCACGTACCGCGTTAGAGCTTCTTTTGTGAACTTCAAGCGTCCGTAATTCTGAAAATAAACAAGCGCAAACAGTCGTTCATTTCGcgcccgcacgcacacacatgcacacacacacgcacacgcacacacgcgtacgcacacacacacacgcacacacgcacacacgcacacacgcacacacgcgcacacacatacacaaacggCGTAACAAGCACAGCCATCGCCCAGTTGCGAAGGTAGTGGCTTACCTGCATGCTAGACGAGACGTCCAGCACAAGCACGACACGTTGCACGATATTCGTCTCTTGAGTTTCTACGAAGGAGATTTCGATGCGCTTGGACATGTCTGGTTTTGGGAGTCTTCGAACAGGGGAGAAAAAGACAGATCAGTTGCGATATACGGAGAAATGCGGCAGCATTACGTCGCAGATCTTTGAAGTCCCGGATCCATGACTGAAACAGTGTTGACGACAGTGCAAAGTGTTGCTCAGGAGCTGACTCGACACAAGTCCTGGTTCTTCGAGGACCGAAGTGCAATGCACgcttatatacacacacacacacacacacgcgcacacacacacacgcacacacacacacacacacacacacacacatatatatatatatatata from the Dermacentor variabilis isolate Ectoservices chromosome 9, ASM5094787v1, whole genome shotgun sequence genome contains:
- the LOC142558565 gene encoding calcium-activated chloride channel regulator 1-like: MFVHQWAHFRYGVFDEYGCHDDNQYPLTYCHSGKVKLNACSERIAFAARTATGGQCSVDSACRLSEDCVVSLQHPRSGHPTESSIMFMPHVGNVSHFCDDAGGALQHYPFAPNKQNRLCQQRSTWEVISGNADFQKLPKPDMSKRIEISFVETQETNIVQRVVLVLDVSSSMQHLKTSDETTEGAVIVLLSDGEGNKGPDIESVMPWLLEAKVIVSTLAVGGTAAEKLEKLASATRGKAYAFQDKQGNIALDMEAAFVEVTAPSLQQASREQTNLQGNIK